The proteins below come from a single Larimichthys crocea isolate SSNF chromosome XIV, L_crocea_2.0, whole genome shotgun sequence genomic window:
- the LOC104938453 gene encoding toll-like receptor 2 type-2, whose amino-acid sequence MGRATTFYFTLLYLHLLSICWCQRSNPDSERLSCDRCDRRLSCNCSYGGFTSVPTVTDRALTLDLSFNEIAMVTEDDLKSHRHLKALNLHGNKLAVIHPSAFDSLWSLEELDLSNNQLTALKQKWFRKLGALQHLNLLNNPYRCLGSPAPFQTLVRLRRLRFGGPALEELKREDLYGVTQLEELTVHGNNLSRYEPGTLADVWPLGRVTLSLRSAFLTNTALARAVLEDVSYPETPIILEDLHLIGNESVQPLTAAAKRRIRQISLKNVSVSDEAIVSFLMVFNGVPLTSFWLDGVTLTGEGRWAEAKWTDQKSIDEFFLRNIVVLDVWKFVSLLELGFLLHYPRKVSVINGRVFVMPCPTSRLLVNLQYLDLSDNLLTEMTLSESLCDGHGTLKDLRVLNVSGNALKSLSTISRLVAELSKLTHLDISRNAYSSMPRACSWPSTLRYLNISGAKLETITPCLATTLEVLDLSNNDLKSFSLFLPALRELYLSGNKIQSLPSGWLLPNLQILTIQSNTLNMFGRSDLQSYERLQNLQAGQNKFVCSCEFVAFLQSDIKGGDVQLTDGEESYICDSPLYLQEEPVGQVYLSVVDCHRVLFVSVSCGLALFVAILLCILLWRLHVLWYLKMTWAWLKAKRNSRRRQRCREREGLESLLSFDAFVSYSEQDACWVDNFLVPELEEPRDNDEESVNHRPLTLCLHKRDFLPGHWILDNIMSAMERSRRTVFVLSENFVQSDWCRYELDFSHFWLFDRNAGGEVILILLEPLSKDDIPKRFCKLHKLMSSTTYLEWPQEEEKIGEFWRSLRKALRGEEEDY is encoded by the exons ATGGGACGAGCGACCACCTTTTACTTCACCCTCctctacctccacctcctctccatctGCTGGTGTCAGAGGTCAAACCCAGACAGCGAGAGGTTGTCCTGCGATCGGTGTGACCGACGGCTGTCCTGTAACTGCTCCTATGGCGGATTCACCAGTGTTCCCACGGTAACAGACCGTGCCCTGACTCTGGATCTCTCCTTCAACGAGATCGCCATGGTGACTGAGGATGATCTGAAAAGCCACAGACACCTGAAGGCTCTGAATCTCCACG GTAACAAGCTAGCTGTGATCCACCCATCAGCGTTCGACTCTCTGTGGAGCCTGGAGGAGCTCGATCTGTCCAACAATCAGCTGACTGCTCTCAAACAGAAATGGTTTAGAAAGCTAGGAGCTCTGCAGCACCTCAACCTGCTCAACAACCCATATCG CTGCCTGGGTTCTCCTGCACCATTTCAGACACTGGTCAGGCTGAGGAGGCTCAGGTTTGGAGGTCCTGCTCTGGAGGAGCTAAAGAGAGAAGATCTGTATGGAGTCACCCAGCTGGAGGAACTCACTGTGCATGGGAACAACTTGAGccg gtacGAGCCCGGTACTCTAGCAGACGTCTGGCCGTTGGGTCGTGTCACTTTAAGCCTCCGAAGTGCATTTTTAACAAATACAGCCTTAGCTAGGGCTGTGCTCGAAGATGTGTCGTACCCCGAGACACCTATCATTCTTGAAGACCTCCATCTGATTGGGAATGAGTCTGTACAGCCCCTCACAGCAGCTGCCAAGAGAAGAATCAG GCAAATAAGCTTAAAAAACGTTTCTGTGTCCGATGAAGCCATTGTTAGCTTTCTGATGGTGTTTAATGGAGTGCCACTCACCTCCTTTTGGTTGGACGGCGTCACCCTGACAGGAGAGGGCAG GTGGGCAGAAGCCAAATGGACGGATCAGAAAAGCATTGACGAGTTCTTCTTACGAAACATTGTGGTGCTGGACGTCTGGAAGTTTGTCTCACTTCTGGAGCTGGGATTTCTGCTGCATTATCCCAGGAAGGTGTCTGTCATAAACGGCAGG GTGTTTGTGATGCCCTGTCCCACATCCCGCCTGCTAGTGAACCTGCAGTACCTGGACCTGTCCGACAACCTGCTGACTGAAATGACGCTGTCTGAGTCACTGTGTGACGGACATGGCACGCTGAAGGACCTCCGGGTATTAAACGTCAGTGGAAACGCTCTGAAG TCTTTGTCGACGATCAGCCGTCTAGTGGCAGAGCTCTCCAAACTCACCCACCTGGACATTAGCAGGAATGCATACAGCTCCATGCCCCGAGCTTGCTCCTGGCCCTCCACCCTCCGATACCTCAACATCTCTGGGGCTAAACTTGAAACCATCACGCCCTGTCTAGCCACAACTCTGGAG GTGTTGGATCTGAGTAACAATGATCTCAAAAGCTTCAGCCTGTTCCTGCCTGCTCTGAGAGAACTCTACCTCTCTGGGAACAAGATTCAGAGTCTGCCTTCTGGATGGCTGCTTCCAAATCTGCAAATACTGACAATACAG TCAAACACCTTGAACATGTTTGGCCGCTCAGACCTCCAGTCATACGAACGACTCCAGAACTTACAGGCGGGTCAGAACAAATTCGTCTGCTCCTGTGAATTTGTTGCTTTCCTCCAGTCGGACATTAAAGGTGGAGATGTGCAGTTAACAGATGGCGAGGAGAGCTACATCTGCGACTCTCCTCTCTACCTGCAGGAGGAACCAGTGGGTCAAGTTTATCTCTCTGTTGTGGACTGCCACcgggttttgtttgtgtctgtgagctGTGGGCTGGCACTATTTGTTGCTATTCTGTTGTGTATCCTGCTGTGGCGCCTCCACGTGTTGTGGTACTTAAAGATGACGTGGGCATGGCTCAAGGCCAAACGTAACTCGCGGCGAAggcagagatgcagagagagagagggcctGGAGTCATTACTCTCCTTTGATGCCTTTGTGTCCTACAGTGAGCAGGATGCTTGCTGGGTGGACAACTTTTTGGTACCTGAGCTGGAAGAGCCAAG GGACAATGATGAAGAGTCTGTGAATCACCGGCCTTTGACTCTGTGCCTCCACAAGCGGGACTTCCTTCCCGGACACTGGATTTTGGACAACATCATGAGCGCCATGGAACGCAGCCGGCGAACCGTCTTCGTCCTCTCTGAGAATTTCGTCCAGTCCGACTGGTGCCGCTACGAGCTGGACTTCTCCCACTTCTGGCTCTTCGATCGGAATGCTGGCGGAGAGGTGATCTTGATCCTCCTGGAACCGCTGTCCAAGGACGACATCCCCAAACGCTTCTGCAAGCTGCACAAACTCATGAGCTCCACCACCTACTTGGAGTGGcctcaggaggaggagaagattgGGGAGTTCTGGAGGAGTCTCCGCAAGGCtttgagaggagaagaggaggactactga